GGGTAGTGCCGGCGGTACGCGCATCCATCTGACGCTCGGGCAGTTCATCAAGATCGATTGCGCCTTCGTTGGTCCAGGCAACATTGGGGAGTAGGCCAAAGATGCCGTCCAGTTTGAGACCGTGCGGCTTCACCAGGCGGTGGGAGATCAGGTGGAGCTTGAGGTAAACCTCGGGTGTGCTTGATGCCGTATCATCTGTTTCAAGGATAGTGACAACGGCGGGGCGTTTGCTTTCAGCCGCCTTCGCCGCGAGGCGAGACTGGTCTTCGATGCCTGCCTGGTGAAGACCGTCGGCAAAGGCTTTCAGCTGGTCCGGGCTTGCTTCGATGGCCTGGTTGCCACCCTTGTAGTCGAGGGTATTGCCAGCAATTTCCACGACAGTCGCTTCCGGCATGTAGAGCGGTTTCTGGTAGAAGGTCTCCAGCCAGTCGCCTTGTCTGTTCTGGGTGCCGATACCGATGCCGAATGCGAAACTCATGAGGTTGCTGCTCCTTGTTCTCGAATGTTCTATAAAAAGCTTTTGGAGTGATCTGCAAAAAGCTTCTGGAAATTGTTTGCAATAAATGCGCGTTGTCCTGGTTCGGACTAAAAGGTTGAGGCCCATTCGTCAGCGTTGAAGCCGACACTTACCTGGCCCTGATGCTCGACGACCGGACGTTTGATAATAGAGGGATTCTCTTCCATCACTGTGAGCGCTGAATCGCGGTCTATATTATCACGAACCTCGTCTGGCAGTTTGCGCCAAGTGGTACCGCGCCGGTTGAGGAGCGTTTCCCACCCGACCTGGTTTTCCCAGGCTGTGAGTTGCACTCGATTGACGCCTTCTTTCTTGAAGTCGTGGAAAGCGTAATGGCGGTTGTTCGAGTCCAGCCACTTCAGGGCCTTCTTGACGGTATCGCAGTTCTTGATGCCGTAGATGTCCATGATTGTTCTCTTCGTTACTACTCGGTCGTTAAGGGTTTAGGCGTCGCTATTTGGAAGCAAGAAACGTCTACCTGGTTTGCTGGATAAACTGACGAATACGCTTTGCCGCTTCGATACACTCGTCCAGCGGCGCAACCAGCGCCATGCGCACGCGGTTTTCTCCCGGGTTGTGGCCGTCGATGGTGCGGGACAGGTATCGACCGGGTAGTACATGCACGTTCTCGTTTGCAGCCAGGTCGCGAGCGAAGATATCGTCGTCGAACGGCGTTTCCGGCCAAAGGTAGAAGCCGGCATCCGGGGCTGAGACCCGCATCACTTCCGAAAGAATGGGAACCACGGCGTCGAACTTCTGCCGATAGGCGATCCGGTTCTCCCGCACGTGGCCTTCGTCGCCCCAGGCGGCGATGCTCGCAAGTTGGTGCTGAATCGGCATCGCCGAGCCATGGTAGGTGCGGTAGCGCAGGTATTCACCCAGTATCCTGGCGTCACCGGCGACGAAGCCGGAGCGCAATCCGGGGAGGTTGCTGCGCTTCGACAGGCTATGGAAGACGATGCAGCGGGCGTAATCGTCGCGGCCAATCGCGGCACAAGTCTGGAGCAGCCCTTCCGGTGGATTGTTCTCGTCAGGGTAGAGTTCGGAATAGCACTCGTCGGAGGCGATCAGAAAATCGTGCCGGTCCGCCAGTTCGATCAGGTGCTTGAGGGTATCCCTCGGAATAACGGCACCGCTGGGATTGCCGGGCGAGCAGAGGAAAAGGATCTGGCATTTATCCCAGACCGATCCGGGAACCGCCCCAAAGTCCGGGATGAAGTGATTATCGGCATCGCAAGGCAGGTAGTGTGGTGTTGCGCCCGCGAGAAACGCTGCGCCCTCATAGATCTGATAGAACGGATTGGGGCTGACGACCGTGGCATCGGCAGTCGGCTCGATAACCGCCTGGACCAGCGAAAAGATCGCCTCCCTGGTGCCGTTAACCGGAATGATGTAGCGGTCGGCTGTTAGCGTACCGGGGGACAGCTCGAACCTCGCTGTTGCCCATTGCGCGATGGCCTCCCGTAACTCATCCATCCCCTTCGTGGTGGGGTAATTGGCGAGTTTATCCAGATTGTCCCGAATAATGTCTTGGACGAACCCTGGCGACGCATGTTTGGGCTCGCCAATGGACAGGGCGATAGGCGAAATTCCTTCTGGAGCGATGATACCGGCCTTGAGCTTGGCAAGTTTTTCGAACGGATAAGGGTGCAGGCGGTCAAGGTTCGGGTTCATGGTAGGTCTCGGGAGTGGGTCTGGTTCAACATTTCGGATCGTCTAGACGCCGACGTTTTCATCGAGCTGGCGGCACAGGTCGTCCTGCAGATCCTGGCAGGTTGTCGGGTCGCTCAGCGGGGCGCCGTGGTCGTCGGTGACGAAGAAAACGTCCTCGACGCGCTCGCCCAGGGTGGCGATCTTGGCGTTGGTCAGGCGTACGCCATGATCCAGGAGGATGCGGCCGACTCGAGCCAATAACCCTGGACGGTCCGGCGTGATCACCTCCATGACGGTACGCTGGTTGACGGTGTCATTGGAGAAGGTCACCTGGGTCGGGAATGAGAAGTGCTTGAGCTGCCGTGGTGTGCGGCGTTGGATAATGTCCGGGTAATCTTCCGGGTCATCCAGTTCCTCGATCAGGCGCTCACGTACCCGCTCCTTACGGGCCGGGTCCTTGCCCAAGGGCTGGCCTTTTTCGTCGAGCACGACGTAGGCGCTGATCGAGTAGGGGCCTTCGCTACTGCTGATCCGGGCGTCGACGATGTTGAGGTTCAGCTGTTCGAGCACCGCGGTGGTGGCCGCGAAGAGGGCGGCACGATCCTTCATGTAGATGACGATCTGGGAGTAGCCGTCGCTGGGGCCGCCGCGGGTATCCCGAATCATCACCAGTGGATCGGGATTGTTGCCGTGCCGGATGATGGCGGCAGTCTGCCAGGCAATATCGACCGTCGAGTCCTGCAGGAAGTAGTCCTCGTCCATCACATCCCAGATGGCATTGATCTGGTCATCGGTAATGTTCTGCGCCAGCAGGATTTCGCGGGCCTCGGACTGGGTGGCCTGGATCCATTCATTGCGGTCGACCGGCGTCTCCGTGCCGCGCCGCAATGCACGTTTGGCCTCGATATAAAGCTGGCGCAGCAGCGAGGCGCGCCAAGTGTTCCATAGTTTGGGATTGGTGGCGCTAATGTCGCATACGGTCAGCACATAGAGGTAATCCAGGTGCACCTGACTGGGTACCGCCCGGGCAAAGGCATGGATGATGTCCGGATCTGAGATGTCCTTACGCTGGGCCGTCATGGACATTAGCAGATGGTTTTCCACCAGCCATGCAACCAGTTGCGTGTCCCGTTGGCTGAGATGATGCCGTTCACAGAAGGAAATCGCTTCTTCGGCACCGAGCTCCGAATGATCGCCGCCACGGCCCTTGGCAATATCGTGATAGAGCCCGGCAATATAGAGGTTTTCCAGTTTCGGCAGGCGATGGATCAGCCGAGAGGCGAGCGGGAAGTTGGTTAGGGCCTCCTCGCTACGCATCTGGACCATATTGCGGATCACGCGCAGGGTGTGCGCATCCACCGTAAAGATATGGAACAGGTCGTACTGCATTTGCCCGATAATCTGACCGAATTCAGGTAGGTAGCGGCCCAGCACGTTGTACTTCTTCATGAAGGACAGCGTCTGATCCAAAGCATGAGGTGTGCGCAGCAGTTCCATGAACAGCGTGGTGACGGCCAGGTCTGAGCGGAACGCATCGTCGATCAGGTGCCGGTGGGCTCGCAGGGAGCGAATGGTCGTCGCGCGGATACCCCGGATCTCCGGGTTCTGTGCCATCAGTACGAAGATTTCCATCAACGCATAGGGTGCGTAGGCAAAGACCTGGTTGTTGATGGCTTCGATATAGCGGTTGCGCACCTGGAAGCGTTTGTTCAGCGGCCGGATATCCTCGTCCTTGTCGGATCCGAGAATAGCCTCGTCGTAGTATTGCAGGATCACATCCGCAAGCTCCGCCAGGGCAAGGACGGTGCGGTAGTATTCCTGCATCATGATTTCCACCCCCAGGCGCTTGCCTTTGTCACGGTAGCCGAGCATTTCGGCCAGGGCACGCTGGTGGTCGAAGAGTAGGCGGTTCTCGTTGCGATCGGCAATCAACTGGAGGCCATAGCGCAGGCGCCAGAGGAAGTTCTCGCCACCGAGGATGATCTGGTATTCCTCCTCGGTGAGGATGCTGAACCGCGTCAG
The window above is part of the Marinobacter nanhaiticus D15-8W genome. Proteins encoded here:
- a CDS encoding ArsC family reductase; protein product: MDIYGIKNCDTVKKALKWLDSNNRHYAFHDFKKEGVNRVQLTAWENQVGWETLLNRRGTTWRKLPDEVRDNIDRDSALTVMEENPSIIKRPVVEHQGQVSVGFNADEWASTF
- the dapC gene encoding succinyldiaminopimelate transaminase, whose amino-acid sequence is MNPNLDRLHPYPFEKLAKLKAGIIAPEGISPIALSIGEPKHASPGFVQDIIRDNLDKLANYPTTKGMDELREAIAQWATARFELSPGTLTADRYIIPVNGTREAIFSLVQAVIEPTADATVVSPNPFYQIYEGAAFLAGATPHYLPCDADNHFIPDFGAVPGSVWDKCQILFLCSPGNPSGAVIPRDTLKHLIELADRHDFLIASDECYSELYPDENNPPEGLLQTCAAIGRDDYARCIVFHSLSKRSNLPGLRSGFVAGDARILGEYLRYRTYHGSAMPIQHQLASIAAWGDEGHVRENRIAYRQKFDAVVPILSEVMRVSAPDAGFYLWPETPFDDDIFARDLAANENVHVLPGRYLSRTIDGHNPGENRVRMALVAPLDECIEAAKRIRQFIQQTR
- a CDS encoding [protein-PII] uridylyltransferase → MATADVLDKASLESQIAEAPSPISPARKALSEAFKAHADAFKTGADIRELVMARALTVDRVLSLLWQRYPFSQSGDIALVAVGGYGRGELHPHSDIDLLILTRDRVRPEWQEDLTAFITLLWDLKLDIGHSVRSIDESKAAARDDVTILTNLLETRTIAGPDSLRAVLSEQVYSDEVSDDRAYFIAKREEQRQRHEKYGDTEYNLEPNIKGSPGGLRDIQTIGWITKRHFGLESIADLTRFSILTEEEYQIILGGENFLWRLRYGLQLIADRNENRLLFDHQRALAEMLGYRDKGKRLGVEIMMQEYYRTVLALAELADVILQYYDEAILGSDKDEDIRPLNKRFQVRNRYIEAINNQVFAYAPYALMEIFVLMAQNPEIRGIRATTIRSLRAHRHLIDDAFRSDLAVTTLFMELLRTPHALDQTLSFMKKYNVLGRYLPEFGQIIGQMQYDLFHIFTVDAHTLRVIRNMVQMRSEEALTNFPLASRLIHRLPKLENLYIAGLYHDIAKGRGGDHSELGAEEAISFCERHHLSQRDTQLVAWLVENHLLMSMTAQRKDISDPDIIHAFARAVPSQVHLDYLYVLTVCDISATNPKLWNTWRASLLRQLYIEAKRALRRGTETPVDRNEWIQATQSEAREILLAQNITDDQINAIWDVMDEDYFLQDSTVDIAWQTAAIIRHGNNPDPLVMIRDTRGGPSDGYSQIVIYMKDRAALFAATTAVLEQLNLNIVDARISSSEGPYSISAYVVLDEKGQPLGKDPARKERVRERLIEELDDPEDYPDIIQRRTPRQLKHFSFPTQVTFSNDTVNQRTVMEVITPDRPGLLARVGRILLDHGVRLTNAKIATLGERVEDVFFVTDDHGAPLSDPTTCQDLQDDLCRQLDENVGV